CTACTCAAGACCACTACAACCACTGTAACAAACCTTGTGATTTAACCAAACATAAATTGACTAGTGTGGTTGtgattaaaatacataaaagaaaacacaaaaaacaacagtttaaaaacaatcaATCATTCCCACAATTTACAGCAAATAAAGGGCAGTTAAATGTAGATTCTCATTTTAACAAATCTAACActttatcaaaacattttatcacTTTGTTGACAGCATAAGAAAATGAGGTCTATTTACAGCCACACTTACCTGAAAGAGAACCTTGTTGCCATCAAGGTCTTCTGTCTGCCAGCGTGTAGCGCTGATGGGGGTACAGGGGTTAGGCAGCAAAGGAACTAGCTGTCCAatttcttccacactgaactgcAGCACAGCGGAGCAGCATGGCTCCACCCGAACCCCTGGTGACAACTGTTTTATGGCCAGCTGCAGGCTAAGGCCAGGCTCTAAGACAAGGGGGACAAATGAAGAAAGAACAGAGCTGACCTGATGCGAATGTGATACAGAACTTTAAAAATCTTTCTTGCGAAAGTAAATAAGAAACAAATTCTTCATTCTGCTGCCAAAACATCACTGGTACTTTTTATACTGAAGTTGGTTTAATGATGTTAAGATAATCACAAGCAATTCATTCTGAAGTCTGAACTTTAAGATGTACACTGTAAACAAGAGaattatgtcactttttttgccttttatagtaagaaaacaaatctaaatCTAAACTTGTTCTGAAGGATGTGCTTTAGTTTCATTGTTTACAAATGTAAAAACGGCAAAATTCAAAGTCATACCTGTGTGGAGAGTGAACCAGCAGAAGCCTGTCTTCTGCTCCTCTGCCTGTCGCTGCAGCACGGTCTCATAAAGCCTCACAGCGTCCTCATAGTTATCATATCCACTGTACAGTGTCACTCGCAGAATCTCTCCTCCACAGTGCACAGGTCGAACCCCCCACACGGGCATCCCTGCACCCAGACTGTAGAAGTCTCTGCTGGGCAGAAGGTAGGGCTGCAGCAGGGCATTGTTGGAGGAGCTGCTGGAGGTTATATGAATTCCCCCGGTTCGTTTGCCACAGCTCTCAGTGTGGTGATACTGCCATGGTGGGCGCTGAAAAAAGTCCAGCACTTTGAGGATTCGCTCCTCTCCGTACGCCTCATGGAGAAAGAAAGTGATGGCCAGAGAGGGGTAgcctaaaacatttaaaaaaagacttactCCCAGGAAACCCAAAGTAAATCATATGCATTTTAGCAAGGGACGCCTGTTGTAGGCTTATCCGTTTATATTAAACAGGGAATAAAGTAGTATTTAGTTAAGAATTCAATATTTAAGGGACTTATTGCCATGAAAGGAACACTGAAATGCTCTCAATATGTGCTGTTCTCACATCTGgaaattattttcctttttaacagagaaaacacagaatatgagattaagtgaaatatttaagcACACCAGGGTTCACTATCTTTGCCTTACAGCTTCAGCCTGCCTGTGTTATAAGATGTATGTCAAATTCAAAACCACACAGTAAGGAAGTTCACCTGCTACAGGACAGAGGCGAGTGTAACTTCTGAATGGGGAAGCCCTCTCCGACACATGAAAGACACGGAAGCTTGGGCAGAGCCAGCGGAGAAGGCGATCCAGggtgtgctgcagcagcagggagTCTCCAGGGTTGGCTAGGAGATGCAAGTTCATTAGCAGGAACGGCTGCTGCGGCCGCTGCTGCCTGACCCTTCTGGTCATGCGCTCAACTATGGTTCaatacaaaaacaatgcaatgtaAAAAGGTGTCCACTGATATTTAAGACAAGATCTAGCAAGATAATGTTGAACTTGCTAAAGCTTGGACAGAGATTATAACAAATGTTTAAGTAGTTTATATTCTCTATCAGTTTGCAAGTCATTGTAGTAGTAGCCTcagtactttttaaattttgaattcaCTCCAATGGATCCACCTGCATAtaaggacaaaattattagccccccttgAAAATTTTAGATATTCCCTAATTCTCCAAGTGCTATCAAACAGAGCAAGGATTTTTAACaaagcttttccaaacatcctagtctTATTTTGGATGCCTCCATCGTTTTATTTGACACACAGAAAACCAAAAACTAATCTTGACATATCCTTCtctcttcatgattccttccatcATCAcaagattcccagttccagaagcatctccacagcataatactcccaacactgtgtttcactgtggggacgtTCTTTGGGTGACaagcctctcccttctttcccCAAACATAAGCAACGTCTCTGTGGTCAAAGAGCTTTAGTTTGGTCTAATCTGACAAaaagacatgcttccagtatgcagaatctttctccaggttgtccttagcttacttcagtctggcttgaaggtgtctcttccaGTGCAGGTCTCTAATGACTATCTTCTATGAGACTATAATTCTCGACTTGTCTAAGTCATTCACTAGCGTCTTGGCAGTTGTTTTGGGGTCTTTAGATACATCTCtcacttgttttctttccagagtctttgaaatctttcttttCCTATCTCTGCCAGGCTTTTTCtgtactgtgtggctctcttatTTTCTTAATCTCTTGATGATATGtttcactccagttcttgatactttgaaatgctgtgataacttAGTATATGCTTCTGTTTTGTTAGCATTATCAATAATTTTTCTCATCTAAtcgttttttcttttgtttttgccatgatgctttctcaaGTGACAGCTCAGACCATTACTGAAGCTTTTATGTTGTgtgtaaatatgaaaaaaaacccatcagttttaacttgattttacaagctttgagcattacagTTATAGAACATCACTGTAAAACAGTGATTTGTGCTAAGCCTCAATAAAAAGGTCAGTTCTTATGGGGGCTAAAAATTTAGACCCAGGtagttttttgtgaaataattttgttccTGTGTGCAAAGTGAAATAATGTAAGAATCTAAAATACTACTAGTATGaaggaaaagctgtgttaaaaatgtgtgttaCTTTGGCCTGCAATGTGAAAGCAGTCATGGTAGACTTCTAAGTCCAACATGTCTGGACTCTGAACCTATCTGTGTTACAGTGCCTGTTATACTTCAGTGAGAGTGAAAGGAACACTTACTGCCAGATGACATCCTGCTGCAGTCAGACCTGAACAGTACATAAAAcgaaaacacataaaaaatacttaatgaaaaatgtttttgaagcttGAAAGACCAAAATCTGTCTCCATCTTGTGGTGGTTGGTTTGGAAAGCTGCCCCTTAGCTCTGGTCACCATGACAACACATTATCTGTCGCAAAGCTAACAGAAGCGTTTAAAGCTTATCTATGGAAAAATACCAAAAGTTTACAACATTTACAAGCATTCAACGAAGAGCACTAAAGACACACGACTAGGAGGAAGTTTCAAGTTAGAAATGTCAGCCCATTCACAGCTCACTTTCTTGAACAAAATTAATTTCCATTGTGGCTGTTGGCGAAGTTGTGCTAGCTCACGTTAGCCTGGAGCTAACACAGAAACAACCGTTGACTTACTCGGCAGTTTCAGCTCCAGAGTCCACGGTCTCATCGTCTTCTCTCTTCAAAACCGCCACTCTCCGAAACATAGCCCAGTCCGCCTCTCACATTTGGAAGAGCTCCCTGAACACAGACGTTGAGCTGTTTGTTGAGCTGAAAAGAAAAAGCATCCTGTCTGTTAGTTTCTTTCACCAGCCTGCTCTAGTCCTCCAAAAATGGGACTCCCTTGCTGGGACGCTGACGTCACCAGGCAACTATACACCGTTATGTTGAACTACAGGCCCCTGGATTGTGTTATGACTGTGTATGAAGACAACTCTAAATGTCATTCACGCCGAGTTTAGGTTTAAGTACATGCTACAGTGCATGCAGAAATGTAGAGTCCAGGCGAAAGGGAGCAGCAGAAGTTGTGCTACTTAAATATAAAGCCGCCTACAATAACACAGAGCAGATGGCGTGCGTCTAACAATATGAGAAGACAAAGGGGACAGTCCAGACGGGCTGTGCAGATTTAAAAGTGCAGGGGACGTGTGGAGGGGAGGCACTAAACCCCTGAAAATTAAACACACTGTTAAGAGTATTACACCCCTAAATAGCTCGGTTTGAAGCACGGCATCTGCTTTCCCATACAACTCTGACTTTTAAGACGTGCACTCCGTTTAAGAATAGCCCACGTGTAAACAGATACACACAggggaataaattattattatagtttCATTATAATTATCGTCgagttttttttccctaaatataCATAACCCCCCCGAAAATTGGTTTCCACATTTCCAGGGTTTAACCTTATTATATATAGGTTTCTTAATATTTAATCTAGGGCTGTGGAAATTAATTACATTAATCATGGTCAACTATAACCCACAATTTGTGCACCAATTTTTTAAGAATGCAATTTACCACATACCTCTTTGACCCTtgcaacacactttggttaagctaTGCCAGCATTCCTCTGCAGCCAtagtgatgtaaaacaagtccatcttaatgtctcattttacttttaaaaaatctcccACAGCTTGTCAAAAGTCATGTGTTTTGTGTTAAtgaacatttaactttttactgtCCCCTTGTCAGTCCATAACAACTTCCTTTTCTGTAGTTAAGTTTGTGTCACAATCTTTAATCTACCAATAAAAGCAGAACtgtttccaaacaggaagtcatttacCCTTCGTTTGAGACACAAAAATcacaaatgacacaaaaacaatcttaaatgcaaaacagttgtgttttaaaatatgataaatagggcatgattaattgcgattaactCATCCTGACTTCAAATggaattaaaaattgtaatattCTGACAGTCTTAATTGAATCTATAAATACCGCAGTCAATTAAATTCTCAATCAGGACCAGCTGGAGGCTATGATCTGAATAAGCAGACACCGATGTTaactataacaaaaaaaataaaatgagcaTGAGATATTCCAGTACATATCGGCATTCGGCAGTTTCAAAGCTGTCTTACACGCTTTTTAAAACTACACATATTATGAACttgtatttttgtctaatatgaaaaaacagtatCAAGTACTTGTGTCTAGTATTTCTTTGAATGGTTTCATAAAGGTGTTAATCTAAAACTTATGGTTATTTGTAAGTCTAGATTTTGGTCTGTTAGGTAAATATGGCCCTATTTAAATTCATCAGTGCCAATATaaatactttaacattttacaaaatataGAGTATAAACAAATAATGTTCAAGGAGGATGAAAAATTTAATCTTCAAAAAGGTAgcgtgtgtaatatttagcttAGTAGTACTTAGATAAACAACTTGGGTAAAAATTAAGCATAACATGTATAAGTACGTCTGTCTAAATTGGTGTTTTATCACTTGAACATATAAAATTATATTTCTTTCTAACATTGTTGGGCTCTGTAGTCTGTAGGGTTTGTTCACTTACATGAGGGGCAAATGTTTGAAACATCCTTCACCTTTCTTCATCCCAGTACAAACCCTCCAGTAAACTCGACAGCTCCATGAGATAGtcacaattttgccacttttcttgaAGTCAAAGTCCCTCGTGAACTGTAAATTTGGGTTTGGCACATCGTCTACATTAATCGTTTAAACCGTGGccttcttttaaaatgtatgaaaaaagaaCCCAttccttcacttttttaattCTACATTTAATATGATGAAAACAAGGCCCTGTACAATCCACCTTCGGAGTGAGTACAATTATTTTACAATTTGTACACTTAAGAACACGGTGCTGGACTGGTTCCACCTGTTCAAAATGCAGTCGAGAATGAGAAAAAATCCTCTACATAACCTGCACAACAGAACCTTCCATTTAAAGAgaggaaatacatttttggcCAGTCACACAGCAGGCCTGAAGTGAAAATGTGTCATGAGAGACCACACACTGTAAATGGAACTTTTGTGTGTCATATCCCTCTGATCGATCCTCTAGATAAAAGCATGCTGTGAAGCTACAGCTCTTGATCTCTCTACGCACTAGTACAGACCTGgctaaaatactgaaaatgacattaaatATTTTGGCTATGTGAGGTGCACTTAGTTCATATCAGATATTAAAACAAcccaaaaaaaacagacagaatcGCAACGCATGTTAAGCACTTCATGATTTCTCATGTACTCAAAATGAATTTTTACAACTATTGTAAACCAGGTCTGTACCAGCTcactctccctcctcttctttcaattttaaaatcaattgaaaataaaatcccCTGGGAGGACAAGGCCAAGAGTGTCTGCCAACCTGTACAGCTATCAATGTGccacaaaaagaaaacagaacacattgacacaaacatttaaaacagggGAGTGAATTCAAATGTTGACTTGGTCTCCATGTAGCCGCACGTTTGCTTTGACATGTTCACTCTTGCTCTCGACATGTAGTTCAATTGTCAAACAAGCTCGCCCAAATCTCTCCAAAGGCCACAAGAAACATGATTTTATACAAAACTAGATCCcctcctttcttttcctctcagCAGAAGTTAACTTATATTGCTAGAAAACTTCCCCatcttttgaatgttttttacacattattatGGAAGAAAAGTTAAGCTTCCCAGTGTTTCCCAGAACCAATGTTGAAAGCACTTGCAAGTTCTTTCAAACGTATGGCAGtccacaaaaaaatcaaggctCTTAAATCCAAGTTAGCTTTCAATGAATTCACTTGTTTTATGCTACGTAGGTGTACACTTTTCGGTCCTCTGGTGTTCGTGCCAAATATTCCCGCTCAATGAGTCCTTCAATGCGCTTCTTGATTACTACAGGACTAGGTAGAAATCGTGCTCGCAACTGCTGTGTAACCTGGAgagacacaaagacagagacaaagTCATACTTATCACCCTGTCCTAAATttcattatacattttttatcctTAAGAATGCTTGTATCCTCTTTGCCC
This region of Cheilinus undulatus linkage group 2, ASM1832078v1, whole genome shotgun sequence genomic DNA includes:
- the LOC121517919 gene encoding protein FAM124B, producing the protein MFRRVAVLKREDDETVDSGAETAESDCSRMSSGIERMTRRVRQQRPQQPFLLMNLHLLANPGDSLLLQHTLDRLLRWLCPSFRVFHVSERASPFRSYTRLCPVAGYPSLAITFFLHEAYGEERILKVLDFFQRPPWQYHHTESCGKRTGGIHITSSSSSNNALLQPYLLPSRDFYSLGAGMPVWGVRPVHCGGEILRVTLYSGYDNYEDAVRLYETVLQRQAEEQKTGFCWFTLHTEPGLSLQLAIKQLSPGVRVEPCCSAVLQFSVEEIGQLVPLLPNPCTPISATRWQTEDLDGNKVLFQVKTPAQPQPPLTCAFPLTCPSVSPRGMQLRGSGQSHSLSPCSLPAPLSWQTNRQSHRPRSDPILEKVHGKAESLGSGSCCSTPPGSSCYSSQRSSPSNTNHPESPLRPSITHSFSHLLLEEEEEPETNVDTGVAVTPRSDTTVTRSPSLDLLNALSSERPAAVGASAGDASAKELIEHLSPMHIHSQSSSKTWSHAGCQNTARQGCGGRTQAAGQSPSKGPVVEKRTTAELLSTRLNKEESVDEFFI